The following is a genomic window from Anopheles aquasalis chromosome 3, idAnoAquaMG_Q_19, whole genome shotgun sequence.
CTTCGGAAATGTGAGAGAGTGCTGACACCCGGGCAGTCAAGTTGAAAGAGTTAAAGAGAGCGCGAAAGAATCTGATAAATTAAGGGCTAAGGGATAAATTAGATGAAGTGGCGAATAAGGGCGAATAAGGGAATGACTCAAGATCAGttgtaaatttcatttttaataagTTGATTGATAGTTGTATTTTAAAAAGAGTGGCTGCGGACAAAGAAatggaagggggaggaggtggagaggtAGGTGGCTATGGCTGCCATTTATATGTTACTCACAACTGTACCGACTGTCTGTAGTCAATTGTTTGATTTCAGTCGACCTAAGCAAAAGAGGCAGTAGGAAGCAAGGctaaatttcaattttgctTTAAGATCAGATTGCGCATTGTGTGGCATTCCCGTTAATGTAGTCATCAGTTAtgtgaaattggaaattctCAGTCTTACGCTTCTaaagatgtgtttgtgttgcactATGATCGTTCAGCTCGTTTAGTTGTTGGATATACCTTTTAAGCAAACCAATAGAAATCAAATTAACATGCCGAATCCAACGATCACGCTCGAGGGCCATCGCGGGGTGTTCCATCGCGAAAGGACGCGTGCTTCGCTTTCATACTGCTAACAACTCAACAAAGAGTTCGCCGCTAGCAGTGAAAATAGGCCATCATCCTGGTGAATGCCTGCTCCATGCAGCGGCAGTGAAGTGCCAGTGTCTTTATTTAGTTAAAAGTGCGGCAAGACGGTAAATTTGCCCGCTCAGCTACCCAGTGAGCAAGCCATGAGATCCATGAACGTTGGGGCCTCACCGGAGGCTCAGCCTTTTGATCGGTGCGCGAAGACGGAAGATGGGAAGAAACCGGAAGGGCTGTCTGGAAAACTGTCCGAGCTATGGTTGGTTATGAAGGGATCCGACAGCATCCTGGGGCTTTGGTCCGGGATAAGAAGAGTGGAGTTTAGCTGGGGGTCTACAAGTTGGCGATCCAGCTAAACCAGGATCTGCGAGCCTTGGaaaggcagcaacagaaggaagTAAAGTGCCAAACCGTGCTCGCTTCAAAAACCGCCAGCGTAGGCTGCCAAACTGAGAGCGCTCCGTCGGCTGCGGTACGTTCATCGTTTGCGCCAGTAGTGCAAAACGACAGGAACGCTACAGAATCAGCTCCAGCTAGCGAGAAGAGGCAGAGGAGGTCGGCAGGGGGGAGGCTCCCAACAAACGGGAGcgcaaggaggaggagtgtcCTTCCTTACCCGCAGACCGGATGCCTCCGAAAGTTGTTGAGCCGAGCCCGCAGAGGcgcagcacacacagaaaaagaatgaaatttTCTGCTAACGTCTATGCCTAATTCTAATGATATACTAACTTATCTATAAATTTAAAGTCCTTTGACTTGCTAATAGTTCATTTAGAAGACGGTTATCGCTAGCCTCGCACATGATAGAGAAGttcttatttgattttttctacAAATTCAAGCAATTTTGGAATTTTCACCTCTCTGTGTAGAGCACTTATGCTGTGCCACGTTTCGATGTGCATGGTACATGGACAGTTTCAAGCAAAATGAGGTTAAAACACGCGAGACGTTCCACGAACGCTCGCATCGCAAAAACCGCGAACCTTCGGCACTTGTTCCTTCCAAAATGCTGGACAAGCAGCAAAACGGCCagtaaatgaaaagaaaggtTAAGAAGGGCCAGATGATAATTAAACGTTGTGATATTAACGTTAAGAagtatttgaataaaattgtaatattcgatttcttttattttttttattgacaGTAGATGAGAGCCTAGCAGAGCGTATGTGCGACAGTAAGGAGCCACTCGAGGACGTTTTTAGAACGTAAAATTGATTGGCCGACCTTCAGATTGATAAATTAAAGCCTTTGTGACCGTGGTCACTTAGTGTCACTTGCAACACGTGCGTTAAATTCAGTACAAAGCTACGGAGTCGTGAAGTGACTCAAGCAGTTCCGTTTTTTATCCTCTTGGGGCCCTGGGCACACTAGGATAACGGGGCAcactcaatttttttttcaaaccatttaTGTAGGCGAATCTGTTGGAACTTCGACATTCATACTAACCACATTCAATCCACTCTTACAGATGTACTCGTTGATTTCATATTTCATATTTATTACATAtgtaatttatatatatagatttTTGCCCCCCCTGGGGTTAATATGGGCTGAGATAGAAGGAATTCGTCTAGGGTATTGCTTCGTGCTCTGTTCATTCAGGTGGCCGCCACACTGTTGCAACAGCATTAATTTTATAACAGACAGATGCATTTTTTCCTGTTGTTTCTTTCCCTTGGATCCCTGTTTGGGACTCAGCACAGTTCTATCTTTGTTTCGGTGCctatcttcatttttttttattatagaGCTTTAAAACGTATAAGCTCTTTTACCTCTTTCTTTGTACGTcaattggtggtggtttggatgTAAATTTGTGGAATCTTGTTTTGTGTCGTTGTCAAATTCCAGCAGAATTTGATTTGTATGGGGCATCATAATGTTCAGGGGTGGGCATCATAATGTTCTTCTACTGATATCAGGCAACTCTCTGAATTTGGATTGCTTATTTTGGTGATTGCTGTGTATATTGCAGGATttaattgaatatttcattgttttggaCTATTTTTCCTTCTGTGTATATTTTCTGAAAGGTTTGATATTTTCCTACTAGcagttttttgttgctgaGATTATTTCGGATTCTGGTTGTTCTGTCATGctccaatttatttttattttgtattGGAGAGAATTTATCGTAATTGCTTTGGCTTTTTGAGTTGTCTAGCTTCTGCTGTCACAACCTAtctccattgttttgtttatccagggatggtttgtgttgttgatttGCTAACGTTGATGGTTTATTTAGAATTTCACCAAACAGATCTCCACGGTACCCCTTATATAGTTAGTTAACCGATGGTTATTTTGTTATCTGCTATTTTCTTCCATATGTTTAGAAATGCTAAATGTGGTTTTTATGTTAAAATATTCGTCAAAGAGTCAACAAGAATCATTGAATTCTTTAAAAACTGATGTATGTCGTGGACAAGTTGAAATGCTGAATGATGTTAGAACGATGGGTGATGGGAACGTACACTACCCTCTGGATATTGTTCTCGGTTTTATTGAAGAATAAGATTATTACTTGCGACTTCTCCGGAACGAACTCCTAGGtgcgttgctttttttttgttcctagTCTGATCCGGACCAGGTGCAGAATTGTTGCTCGAGAAGGTGAGGTGAAAGATGCGTCCAGTTCGTGGACACCTGATCGCTCTTGGGAAACTTGTTTACACGGAGCGAATGGGGGGCAGACTTTGCGCAAAAAGTTCATTccaatcgaaggaaaaatgtTCGCTATCGTTCGTTTGAACGTCAAAGCACATTCGCTGCCGCTTCAAAGAGAATATGCAAAGTCGTAGTAGATGAAAAAATCTTTCCAGAGCCTTGTCAAATGCATTTTATACTGGTCATATAAATCAGTAGAGCAAGTGAtacggaaaagcaaaaacacctCCATTTGGCATTTAAGCCTCCTTGCACTCCTTGTCCCACCAAGGGGTGTGAGGTTTGGAGCAAGCCCTTCTCTGGTCGACCGCTCTTGAGGGCTTGATACAAAAGATGATCGCATTGTATTCCTCCAGCAGAGGACGGTTCTCGGAAACAAAAGATATCTAGGAGGAAAAAGACACATTAAATCTGTCCCAATCAATATGCCTGGTCAGGTCACAATTTAATGGCTGATCTATGACCGTCCGAACATTTGATAAAATTTTTATTTAGATTGGGAAATGATTACTGCCAAAAGGGCGCGGCAAGAACCTCCACCTACTACGATGTGAAAGCGATGCGGAGCAGAGGTATAATAAGATAAGTGAAATGATAAGTTGAAAtgctgaatgatgatggaacgaTGAATAATACCAAGTAGTAAGCAAGCCATCATTTCATCTGACGTTTTTAACGGGAACGTGTGTAAAGGCTACTTATCTCCTGTTTCCATGGCCGTTAAACCAGATCCCCTTAGAATGTATATGTTGTCCTTGATCCCTCTTCGGTAGAATAACAGCTACGTTTATGTTTGTTCGGAACCAACACAGGTCGGATCCCTTCAACAACTGGGTGTTTAGTGATATTTCATCAACTGTTTCTGCTACATCGCATATGAGGCTGACTCCCAGGTTATTTCTAGGGATTTAAAATATCATTCAGCGGAATTCTTATGCATTCTCACGCTGCGACTGGAAAATTAGATTGTTGTAATGTCAGGCACATTAAGAATTCTTTACTCTTGCCACTATAAATAGTTTCCTACAATGAGACAATTTTCTATAGCCGCAACCACAATTTCAAGTATCTTCCAAACCGTTTTATTAATTCAACTTCTGATATTGGGACGTTTTtaagtgaaaaaaaatgaataaaaccgTCCGGTTAATCggaattattttgattttcggcTATTTTTTCCACCATGTTCGATTTAGGTACCGATAACTTTCTATAGCCGCACCCAATAAAATGATCAATAcgtgtgtttttttacaaGTCTATGTATTTATTAAGATGTTTAATAGTCAGTAGGTTTTCCTGACCGCTCAATAACTTGGAAAATTCTGTTTCGCATGCTGTTAACTAagttttttaaaatgtttgtgGCCATATGTTCCCAAGCTTCCAAAATGGATGCCTTAAGCTTAGATTTGGTGCCTTGGCCATTTTTGCTCGAACTatattgttggttttttgcaaAACCATGCGAATAGCTTCCCTGTTCACTTGAAGATCCAGTTGagatttgattttcgattgCGATATTGTGGAATTTGACGCCAATTGAACAATGTTCCGCTTAGTTCTTAGCGTCATTTTGGATTTTCTCGGAGAACGTTGGGCAATTGCGTACCGTTGAGGGTCCTTTAAGTAATTATGGACCACTTTATCGGATCTCTTTATTCTTCGAGTAATTTCTCGAATAGCAACATCTTCCTGCCTTTATGCCTGTATCATTCCCCTTTCTATTTCACTAAGAACACTTCCTTTTGACATaattaaataattcaattgttAAACTCGTCGTGAAAACTACCCTTGGGAGTAAAATTCTATGTGCGGCTATAGAAAGTTGACAGTCGCGAAATTTACATATACTATTTTTGACAAATtgtacaaacacacacactatCAAAAGTAAGCAATATtacttgtttctttttaacaaAAGTGCAGAAATGGTGGGTGCGGCTATAGAAACATGACTTGTAGAATAACTAGGAGTCACAGGGTTCCAAATCACGAGATTATGGGGAATTTTCCTCCGAGAAACGCCCATATTGCGTATCCCAACGGATTTTTAATCAGAACTGCTTGGAGACCATTTATATATTTGCTGAAATTTTCTGATGTGTGAAGTTTGCACgaataaaaaatatttgtaTACATGATATCAGTACTCATTCTAACACCGGGTTTCATGAAAACTGATgatattttcaaaacattggtgGCAGctgctccaaacatcattattcccGCGGAGTGCTCGGAAGTGAACTTATATTTTAAGTTCTCTGGAACATCCTTAGTCTTTAGGGGCGATATAAACCTACTCATCATCAGAAAACACGACAACCGTTATATTCATCTTCTAAACTTACAACAAATGCATTGATTGCTCATATcgaagatgttttatccttccacCTATTAAATGGCGCTgaaccctagctctagagctGGCTTTTTAGGTCTTCTTTGACCAACCGCTGCATCTAGGATCATGAGAAAGCTTGCAATTTTGTATGGATCGCTTTAAATTTCGCTTAACTTGGGCTTTCACCGATctcatcactttttcattgCTGTTCGTTTTTGTGCTGAATATTTGTTTGAATGGAATTTGAAGTGAGATTAATATCTTTTAGACGCACGCATATACCCTTGGTTTTACAAATCGTCTTCGAATGGACGATGGTAATTCATGCATTTTCACCTAAAATCTTCTTACAGCATCTTTCcagaattttgtttttattttgccagCTGGACTCTACGCTTTTTTCCTGGTAACCACAACTTTCGCAAAGGTTTAGCCGCCTTGGTTGCTGGCTAACCTGATCTGCTACTGCGGACGAGGAACTTGCTGACTCCTGATCCTCAGTAGAACTAGCTGACTCTTCATCCCACAGTCGAACTTACTGGCTTCTCATCCTTTGCATATTGATCTGGCCCAAAAATTTCTGGCATTGGACAGAccccaacaaaaacacaaccatTTTACATAGCACATCCTTTGTCTCTATGATGCTTTGCTTTTCAAAAACGTCTACATCTGTGGTGGGGAAGTTaagtaaattattttttttgcaatataTTTTTAAgctttttgtgggtttttttacactttttcccGCATGCCAAAATTCCAGACAATTCAAACAAGACAATCACAACTGGCAACGCCATACTTAGGTTCTAGATAATCAGGGAAACGCATTTGTGATTATAATTCACAAAGCATGTTAAAGATTACTAATAATTCAGTCAACGATTACTACTACTCCTACAAAATGTTTTTGAGATCTAATCCTGTATCTGGTCctgttttcattccattcatcgACCTTCTTCAGCTGGCTGTGATGGAAAttgacctttttttcggttaGACAGAAATACACCTCTTTTTTACATTTACTCTTACAACTAGCGTTACAGGGTCGTGTACCCTACACGCTACGCAGTCAGGGCACTATTCGCATGTTGTTCGACTTAAACGGGCGAGTTGTCCATCGGACCAATGCTTTCACCGTAGTCCAGCTCGTCCTCGTTGAAGAAATCCTCTGCGCTGTCATGTTGCTTGCTTTCCGGACACTCACGGCAGCGCGATTCATTGATGCCATAATTGATGCAGTAGTGACCGACACACTCGCAGCAGCCATCGTGAAACCACCTGTAGCTGCTGGCCCCCATCGTTCGGCAGCTTTCCTTGCACTTGTTCCACGACATGCACTGTGCCTGGTAAGCGACGGTACAGTTCACCGTGATCTTGTTCGGATCCGCATACTTCGCCTTCAGCTCCATGTCGTTGGAATGGACGAGGAATTTGGTATCGCCTTTCGGACCGTAAAGCGCCGCATCGATGTCGATCGGGAAGGAGATCACCTTCCAGCGGCCCTGTGCATCCTGCTCGGACGTGATCACGTCGTACAAATTCGGGAAACCCTCCAGGTCCTCGATGTGCGATTGTTTTGACAGCTCGTTCGATGTTTCGCTCGGTTTGGGGCACATCTCcaggcagctgcagcactcGGTGTACAGGTAGCTCAGACACTCGGCACACTCTTTGCAGCACGTGCAGCTTTTCATGTCGCACTTGCAGCTCTGCGTCAGCATGCACTTCGAGACGATGCTCGCGCAAACCATCTCGTTGCAGCCGTTCACTAACTGTACTGTGAGACCAAGGAGCAGGTTCAGCACGAGAATCGAAATCAGTTGAAGTGACACCATTTTACGCGGTGTGTGGCGCTGTTCTCTGTACACCATGGTTGGTTGATAGTTAATTGCTTCGTATAACCGTTTGTTATCGATGGTGTTTAATCCTCGAACTTCTGCTTGTGACTGATCCTCTGGTCTTGAATCCGTGTCTTCACTATACGTCAGCATTATTTCATAACCGTAGCCGGCCACCGTATTACCTTCGTAGTTTGTACCCGCGTGTTTTACCTCTCGTTTCTGTGGTGCTGCATCCGAGCTCCAAAGTTTGCTCTACCTAGTCCATTCCACAACCCTGTATGTGTACCCTAGGCCAGATTAATTCGTTCCCAATacgaacagaaacagagatgcatgctgatggtggttcgaAGGGCAACGTCTCACCCGCAGCCGAGGCTTAACAACTCTTCGATCGCCTTACGCTTTGGATTAACAGGACGGCACACAATAAGaacatactaccatgatcaaaaataaaccggaattttgtcataaaaagaaaagtacttgttttttcttcaaaattcaaattgtccccttcaaaggagtccccgtcggatgcaatgcacttgtgccagcatTTGATCCACTCCACAAATTttttctggaactcggtttttgttatagtctttagtgcctccggcgattttaGCTTAATTGCCTTCACACTCTGAAAACGAGTTCCTCGTAGTGGTTTTTAGGGTCAATTGAATAGGCAGAAGCCACATGATACGATATCACGTTAAtcggccggttgttgaatggtattggttttgtttttgacgagaaactcttgaaaaatcaatgcattatgagatggcgcattatcgtcatggagaatccacgagttgtgaccccaccaaggcaggttttttttttgcggattgattcaaatgatatgttggtggtctcagctatctcccttatcgtcaatttgcgcttttcgatcaacaattttcggatttcattgacgttttcgtcagttttggatgtcaatggccttccaggacgacaatcgtcctcaacagtctcacgaccacttttaaagcgttcataccactggtacacctttgttttcgatagagtattgtcaccatgacacttttgtatcatttttaatgtgtcggaacactcaatttaatttttaacgttgttcatgttttgaatccattttaaaaatcgccatgacgtaaaaacttaatgcaaacaaatctctgctgtaaacgtaaataaagagctggcaagctgaaacttggcatgtacatcactaatagggccatcaacgtaataaaaaagacagaattcaaaaatgataagcccgcgaggaataaattcaaaattccggtttatttttgatcatggtagtatttGCACGCTGTAATGGAAAGTTGTGAATTTCCAACGGCAGTGAGCGCCCATCAAAGGAAAGGAGGGGATGACGAAGGGGAAATCTCACAAAGTTAAGTATGACTATGTATGGTCAAGAAATTGAAATCTTATTAAGAATTAACTTTTCTTTCGGCCGCGCGGGGGGAGTGTGACCGCGTCGCGCTCGATCTTTCGGACCATCGAGCCAAGCAGGgcgtcctgctgctcctgtatGGCGAGTATGGCCGTCCCCGGTGCCTTTTGTTCCTCTCCTGCCTCGCCGATACAATTTTCTAAATCCCTGACAAGTTTTCCTTGCTGTATGTAGatgtttttcatcttttcataCGGCTCGTTCGGATTGCTCAGCACTGCAATTACAAATAGAAGTACAAATAGACAGTGAGTAACAAAAACCGATCCCTTCCCTTTGTCGAGGACACTTAACCTGGGTCGCACCTACGAAGCCTTCAGCTAGTATCTTATAGTGGTCATCCATGGATAGGAaatcttgttgctgctgcacctcgaTCACGGTGGCCGTCGCGTCGGCCTGTACCACTTGCGCTGTTTTTGATTGTGCTGAGCGCTGGTTTTTGCAGCTAGTGAAATAGATCGTTTGCGGTTATAAGGCTTCAATTGAGTCAATAGCACCGGACCAGCTTCTATGAATTAGAAAAAGAGATAATTTGAGCATTACGTGTCAGGTTtctaaaaaaatcaatatatttccattcaaacaaaacacaggaTAACATAACAACATAGTAGGCCACACCGTACCACAGAATACGAAAATACGTTTTACAGCTTTTCGTATCTATGTTTCGTTTTAGTGGTATCCAttgtttttgctgaaaataagttaaaatttatttttaaaatataaaagcTATCGCAATTAAGTGCTTACTTTCGCACGAGCTTATTCTCTGTTTGTAAACGAAAAGTATaattctcgttttttttaacaacgtACATAAAACGTGTAAACGGCATTACATTCTCAGTTACGCGTCTGTGTCCTCCCCCGCTTGGTGCTAGGATCGTCATTTGACTCGCGTTGGCTCGTTCTATTCATTCTAGTATTCTTCTGCGTAAATAAACTGCACCTACTGTGGCATTAAAGCTACATCTGATAGTAAATAAATTGGTCCTTTAGTTATTTTGAATCGGTTTGTAAACATACCAAAGGCATATTCTACCGCCATTGATACCGATGGACGTGTAAAATAATCTGTAAAGGCAAACGCCTTGTCCGCTATGATAAAATAAGGCATTTCAATAACGCATGGAATTTTAAGAGGGTGCGCTTCGAGAACGCCCAAACCTGTTATGTATCGAGCGTTTATTCACAGTTAACTGAACCCATGATTGTTGGTAGCCGCCCCTTTATAGTTGCAACATACCAACCCAATATGCACTACGTATATATAACACAAACTCTTAGATTCTAGGATACgatatgatttgtttatttaatatTCCACCATGCGATATTCCACCCGTGGTCTCCATCGTCTACGTATAGGAATTTGTAATCCGCATCAACTAAAGCGCGAGCAAAACCATGCTATTGAACTTAAGTCAAAATTTCAATGACGTCATAAATCCACCATCCTAAAGGTCACGTCGTCTACACAAAGGATAACCGTCAGTGCCAGTTTGTGTTTCTTTCAAATATAGTAGGGTCACTGATTGGAACATGTTCCATTTATCATACACGGCGAGAAAGGGTTTAAATATCCGCAGGGGGACCATGTATCATGTTCTTGGTAATGACTGCAAAAAGATCTGTTTGGATTGGATCTGTTGATTGATTTGGTAGCTATGCGCAATTAATATCGTCAATTTGTGTTGAGTGTATTTTTCAGCCAACCAAATCAAATTGTGTGAATGAGGTAGGCCTCTTTTTACCACTCAATGGTATCCAACATCTAGCCACTGCAGAtatgtgttttttctttatcaAATTGATAATTTaccttgtttttgttttcaatgttACCTTCATTGGCTAACGCATCTCTCAGATGGATGTATTCATCTGCTCGTTGCTCTTTTAAGTGAGTGCAAATATATCTTAAGCGTTTGCTTTCTATTTTGGCGTATATGTTTACAATGAACTGATGAAACAACATTCTACATGTAAAAAATTTGGTTGTCGTCACTTCTTACCATGATTCTTTATTTATAGAAATGCATAGCTAATATTTTCATATTGGTGAATGTCCCTGTTAATGGCTCTACCTGTCTATTTTCAAAATGATAGCCATCTTCTCCTCTAAGAAACAGCAGAGGATATTGAAGTGTAGCATATCACGATGCGTctcattctttttctttaacaTAAGTAGGGCGTAGCTCGAGAATAATGTTTCCATGTTATTTGGCTCATGCTTACCAGAAAGAGTTTTATCTGCTCTTAGGATAGGTCGCTGCTCGTTCCCATGTGGCATCCATTCCTTCGCAGTCTTGAAGgactttattttattttatttattattattagatatttattattattattttatgaaataataAACACTCGGCcccatttcattcgctctcaGCTTCTGGGAGCTTTacacttgtttttcttcctaCGGGGCCATAACATTGTGCATAAGTTGTCCTCCGTTACTGAGTGTAAGCTGTCGTGGCCCAGGAGTTCATGACGGACAGCCTTAAACCGCGGGAAATGTATTAGGACGTGCGCTATGGATTCAACCGTTTCCTATCCAATTGTCGCACGGCAATGTGGTCGGAAGGGGAAAATGCGATTTTTTTGCGATGCAAATATTCTCTGACGCAACCATGTTCTGAGAGTATTTGCATTTGCCCATTGCAGATATCGACTGGATCCCTGagccgctgctgttgtgtcCCAATTGTTCTGCCACATGTTGTAAGTGGCGGTTGGTTCCTCCTTCCGCGCAACATTTGCTGTGCAGTTGTCTCGTTGGGCTCTCTGATGCACTCTTACATCTTCCCCTAGTTACAGCACCACCGGAATGACACCTGAGATGACGCATACGGCTTTTTCGGAGACCGTACAGTATGTGCTTGCCACAGCTCTGgcagtgtttgtttgtacttGCTCGAACTTGCGTTTGTTGTCTTGAATCTTTGGTATAActcaggggtctcaaactcatataggCACGCGGGCCGCAGAGGACAGAATCGAGTTTTCTTAGACATTTCgcaaatcaaaattaaaatcagtTACTCGAAACACATTAATATTAAATGATGATACTATTAATCGGCACTTGCTGAAATAATAATGATCTAAAGCACATAAAGCTGTCTCATAAAACAAcgatttgaaacaaaacatgataaaaaacaaaaatcaaaaacaaagatggtgatgctgccaaTTCGGGTGCCAGGATCGTTCGAAATATACATCGATCACAACAGATATGTAACATCTGCCAGAAGCTGATTTTCTGCATGATGCGTCAGCCTGCCTCGAAAAACGAACAGCAAAAGAGACAATCCTCTTttcaacaaacagcaacatcatACGAGCGATCACTCAGCATGGCACAACCTATGAGCAAGGTAAGTAGAGCTGATTTTTCAACATCGGCAAATCCAATCAAACAAGCAATCTTGTTCTTTCTAACGATTTACTTGTgatattttttccttttttacgcAGCAAACATCGCACTGGATAAGATGTCGAGAGTACCAGCATCATGGTCAGCTAAACGAGGAAAAAATGTGACGAGTATTTCATCGTGGAAAACTCGATCGATGTGTGACCGATGATGGATGGCTCATTGTTTACGTCTCAACATAACCACTTACTGAAGGCAGAGTGTCGACTTCCATTCATTCCGATATCGTTGTACTGCACAAGGGCATCATGTTTTGTAGTTAGTTTTAAGGGTTCAGAAGAGTGCTAGGCATTTCGATGACGCGTGTAAAACGAAGAGAAATTATTAGGGTGATAGTTTAGGAGCTAGAATGAACAACATTGGTGACCATAATATCCTCAGATCAATTCGCAGCTTTGAT
Proteins encoded in this region:
- the LOC126576555 gene encoding protein twisted gastrulation-like, coding for MLTYSEDTDSRPEDQSQAEVRGLNTIDNKRLYEAINYQPTMVYREQRHTPRKMVSLQLISILVLNLLLGLTVQLVNGCNEMVCASIVSKCMLTQSCKCDMKSCTCCKECAECLSYLYTECCSCLEMCPKPSETSNELSKQSHIEDLEGFPNLYDVITSEQDAQGRWKVISFPIDIDAALYGPKGDTKFLVHSNDMELKAKYADPNKITVNCTVAYQAQCMSWNKCKESCRTMGASSYRWFHDGCCECVGHYCINYGINESRCRECPESKQHDSAEDFFNEDELDYGESIGPMDNSPV